A window of Rhododendron vialii isolate Sample 1 chromosome 11a, ASM3025357v1 genomic DNA:
AGCAAAGGCCTGTGCTGGAAATGGAAGTGGAACTAGGCCAGATTATACTAGAAATCTTTTATTCTGTGTCGTCCATCTCCATTCTGAACAAATTCTCCGGctaaaattcttcagagaattgctcaTCCTCAGCGAACCCTTGAAATCACCGTCCAAAAGAAGTTGTCCTCCATCTTATTGGCAATCCTGTTTCCCAGCAGCTAATGGAGAAATCTTTGTCATTACCTTGATCAGCAAGCCTATTTTCATTCAGCTTTTTCCAAGTTAGACCATAAAACATCAAGTTTATGGTTCTGATCTTCCAGGAAAAGATTTGTTGTTAGGCTTTGGTGTTCCTCAAACATCATCAATTCATTGGGTTTTTGTGTTAGAAAAAGATCATGTTGTTACAATTTcaactctctttcttttctcttttttcgaTTCATTGGGTTTTTTGTTAACAGAGCTATGGTTAGCACTTTGGTCCTACGGCCTTATGCAAACTAAAACCTCTTTTTTTCGACGAACAATATCATCCCAttaatatcaaaagaaaaaacagccaAACAAGTCCATATATATAAATACCGCATATCACAAACAGTACAACGCAACTCGACAAAAAACGAAAGGACCCAACGaaaccaaccaaccaaacaaGGCTAATCAAGACACCCCATAGAACTCAAAAGAACACCTCACACAAACCCTCAACGCCGACCGCACAAACCAACAATACTTGCAAAAAGGTAGAGAACAACAATACTTGCAAAAAGGTAGAGAACAAGAAACACATATAAATCAATGTAAAGCACGATGCTAGGGGATACGATAAATGTGAGGGTCACCATAGCTATCCTCAATGATCTTTTCACGTTTACGCTTAACCGTTCTTGTATTTTCCCCCAGTGtcatttcccttttcctttttctttttttcaagctttgcaaattgaaaattcaaacgTAATAGTAAACACATGATAATATTGGTCCAACAACTCCAAGGGGTTTGACTTAGTTGACATGAGAAAGCAGATAAGTGCTTATCATGTGTGAAATTGCATGTTCGAATTCATTGGAGGCCAAACATAGCAAACCTTGGGGCAACTAGAGGGTTTGCCCAATCGTTACCTCCAGGCCCTAAAATTAGTTGAGATACACGTCAGCTGATCGGAAGATCCgataataaaaagaagaagataatattGGATAAATGGCACCTAAGGCCCTAAAATACCCCCCTTTTGGTCAGGAACAAGAATTCTTCATTTGATAAAATGAGTACATGAAAATTTGTAGGAGAACATTAGATCTTAAATGATAGGTTTAATTTCTATTGTGATTATGGTGTAGGGCAATATGAATAGTTACATCATTACTTTCAAAGTCCTCATAAAGGTTTGCACACTAGCctatgaaaagccaaaaaagtaAACAAGAAAGCCATCTCTCAATGAAGTAGTTAGTGGCTTCTGAAGCCAGTACAATGATACATGTAGCAATGCAAGCACAGTAGAGATATAAAGGCCTGATGGGTCAATCCGAGTTACACAACAAGGcattgccctctctctctccacagcCACAGTTGGCCTTGTACATGCCAAACTTTTCCTGTGTTGCTTGGCAATTGGCATGGAAAATCAGAGTTCcagtaaaatgaaaaacaaaagagacCCCACCCTGCCACCGAAAGCCCACTTTATAACCCACTCCATACACtaatctcttttttctttcgtAAAGGTTGGGATGGGAAGACTGGAGTTGAAAGAAGCTCTCAACGGCCATAGCATGTTCGGTCAGTGACAAATACGTGCTAACTCATCAAGTTTGGATGTGGTATTGAATTTGTCATGCGCTACTCATGTTGAATCTTATTAACTTTTAGAACAGAgacaattatttttatgatgAGGTGTTATGACCTATAACAGGCATGACCATGGCCCATCAGTGTAGGATATCACAGGGCGCTGCAATTTGGGATCATACAGAGTATATGGACACTCAAAACATTACTACCTTCGTCCCATATGTTACTCGTGTTGGGAGAACGCATAGTATTTCAAAGGGCATACAATTGATGCATGTTTCTTTAGAAAGTTTGATCAGATTTTCAACATTGCTCATTCTTTTTactttgaacattttttttagtCCTTTATGAATGTTAAGGCTCCGTTacgaaaaccttcttaaaaaataagtacttattttggaacttctcattcaaaaataagaagggtcattccacaaaacccaaataaaaagttcctttcacattttcaaactcaaaaataatgtaaatgaaaaaaaaaattcaaatttttttgcaccgtattaaagatctcaatgagatctatcaaacaagatccatagtgataagaaaattatttgcgtaaacacatgatttttgagcttgaagttgccttatacaaaaaataagactgttgctaagAGAATGGgtgccggcggagggaaatcgtaccgacagccgtgctgggccgtctccggccaccggacgactgatccgagccgtccaaaaattttataaaaaaaaaaccgagggagTTGCGtgggaattaacggcatccgagatgtgtagggtgcttgatccgcgcacccctttttcgtgtatatgatttcacacgaaaaggggtgctcggatcaagcaccttacacatctcggatgccgttgattcccacgctAGCCCCCtcggtgtttttttttagaatttttggacagctcggatcggccgtccggtggccggagacggcccggcgcggccgtcggtacgatttccatccccggccggtcggtacctatataaattcttccaaaataagtatcaaccttcttattttccggaacaaggcttcttattagacaaaaaataagttcttatttcggttctggaacgggccctAAGTATCTTAATACCTCTTCTATCGAGCTTTTAAAAAGAAATACTACTTGAGATTGGTCCCTTAGTTTAGTCAAGGCGCTATCAGCGGCCCGCACACCGGGACTAGCCTCCCAAATTAATCGAGATTTGCGTAAACTAACCGGGCACctgaattatttaaaaaaaaaaaaacacatactaTGGTAATTTCTTCAGAACTTAAGAACTCATATCACCATTCTCACTTACCATGTCTATATAAAACTCAATGCTGACACATAAGCAACTCAACGTCAACTAATTTGTGTATTTGCAATTACCAACCgtgaaattttttcttgaaactgatttaattaattaggatcaacgttgaccaaaataaaaattgagcaATTGGACGGAGGTGAAAAGGCCGGTAATAATTGACATATGGCAATAATACCCCAgcaaattaaacaaattaaaagagaCGGTTAAGATGAAAAAGACTCTGACATTCCGTTAATTACATACTTAAAACGAATGCAGGctaattaaattaatgttaACATACGACCACAAAATTATTTAACTTAATTCAAAAAGCGGCTACGATCAAATATATGAGATAGAGGTAATAggaaataaaaatcaaataccGCATTAATTTTAATCCTGCAAGAATGGGGACGGCAACGATAGTAGTAACATCTCAATCATCCCTATCAAACATCAAGGACGGCAACGATAGTAGTAACATGTCAATCATCCCTATCAAACATCAAGGATAGTAGTAAcgtaaacaaaaaaagaattagcTTCGATAGAGATGATCGAGATGTATAACACAAAAGTGCATTAGCAACGATGAAAATAAGGTAAATTCGTATCTCTCTAATGAAAACACTCGAGTTATCGCAACTGGTGAAAGCATAGCACATCCTCATAAGCTCGAACCTCACATGTAAACCAAAGATGAAATTAGTCATTTTGAATACGGAAAGAATACTAACACTGATCTTTAGAAACAGATAGCCTGCACAGATGAAATTTGGACCCATTTTTGGTCTTACAAAGATGATCAGAACCGCTCATTTTCTTCAAAACGTCTTGTTTAAAATGAAATTAgttattttgtatatatcatCCTAATTATGACCgataataaatgattcttaccggttataataaaaaatcataTCTCAGCCATTCATTATCAAGATCGATGGCCCGGATGCGCCCTACAAGATGCCTTGCAGGCCTTGCATTACAGAATTTCCCAATCCGTGATAACTTAGTCCGTAAAAGAACCAAAATCTCTAGCAACTTTTGGTAGCCAAATGGCTAATAAAGTAAAATCAGTAATAAAGCTTGTGACTATCTCAAACCCCATTAAGATATAATGAAGGCTTGAAAAGAGAAGGCCCCTGTGGCTATATGGCAATGCAAAAAGGAGATGGATTTTCTATGGCTATATGGCAATGCAAATAGCAAGGATTTTAACTTACAGTGATGTCAAACATGCAtgcgaaaaatgaaaaaataaagatgTTGTGAATATTTATCGActtaagaaattaaaataaaatctatgTTATAAACTAGTGCCACCCATATGCaagtaaagaaaacaaaagatatTTCTTCACATTTCCAACCCTATTTATATGGCTATCAGCCTTACAAAAGATCATCAGGTCcccaaaatatctaaaaaaacatGCCATAAATGGAAactttctataaataaaaactttttataaatgaaaatttttcataAATGGAAGATTGAAAAAGTTCACAAAAATCTGCACTAAGGCAACTGGTATCAATACCAATGCAAAAATGTGGCGATACCAAACTGTTAGTAATTCTCCCGTAGACGATTGGTATATATCGATATCAATGCAAAAAGGTATCGGTACGCCCCAGTTCTGGTATGTTTGGAACCAATTGGTATCAATACCTCTTTgacatggtatcgataccaaccAGCCTAAAACAGATTCTGGGCTAGCTTGGCCTTCCTCCCTGCCTTCAAGCTTCCCGGACACCCTCCGGTGCTTCATTTCTCAGTTTTTGGGACTTGGTGGCATAATAGCGCCACGTGGCCTTGGGCTCACGGATGCACTCGAAGGTTATCTTTGTCGCTAAAACCCGCCTTATTCGCAAGTTTAACCTAAAAACATTCTCAAAccaaccttacgtgcaaaatcaCTCTAACTACTAAAGTAAATGCAAGATAAACGCCATAAATGAGGACTACAAGCACCAAGTATCTACAATACTGGGTGCTAATCAAAACCTTTAGCAATGTCTTTTTCAATGTATGTGATTACGAAACTTGCACAAATTCATCATGCATCCTATGGCGCAAATAAAATGATCAATTGTGGATTTTCTTATTTAAGTTGCTCAAAACTTGACAAAGCTCTAAAATGGCATCAGATTTTCCAATTTAAGATACTTAGAAGGATCGAACgtataatttttcaattgaAATTTCAAATATACAGTCTCTTTTTGTGAAGTCATACAGCTATCATTTTTCAACAAGCTTGTACTAATATCTTTGACTTTAAATGATGAACTTTCTTATCTCGTGGGAGTACATGGATATTTCCTCAACTATAAGTTTTTTTCACGGGGATCCTCTAACGTTTAAAATCGTTCATATAGATCCCCTCAActatatgaaatgaaaatttgattaACTCTGTTAAcagaataagaaaaaatgacgattttacccctaaaaaatCGCCCACACTGATCCCCTCATCTGTAAAAATTGTCAGCGCTGACCCTTTTCATTTAACGGTCTTTTTGACAGTAGGATGTTGATTGGTTAATAGTTATAAGTGATGGAGTTTGAATGTGTGATGTTAAATGTTAGGAGGTCTTCGTAAAAAAAGTGATAGTTAAAGGGGTACATCTCAAGTGGACTTTCACCTAgttataattcaaaaagtataaaaaatatatactggCGTCGGGATTATagaaaaagtttagtagtaaCACTACAAATTTCTACTACAGTAGAATCCTTGCAGTAACGACCCCACCACTTGGCACTCCTGGCTGGCTGGCTGGCCCTATTCttgatttttcagaaaaaaaataaataaaattgggcTTATAAAGATGATTTGAAACATTTACAATATTATATTAATTGCATGCTGTTGTGATTAATCCGTTTTTATGTGAAAAGTATATTGGCATCGTGAATAATCGATATATCATCAACATTATTTTGAAACGAGATTAAAAAGTGAATGATTTCAATTGTGAGCCCAAGGAGAACCCACATACTTCGTATCTCCATCTAAAATCATGGCTAATCATGGTTACTAAAATCAACGGTGTGGGACAATTATGTAGTTTAATATCATTGATCTTGCTAACTTTCGCCTATCAAGCGACGAATAATATGTCAATAACTCTAAACAAGTTTATATATTAATACATATCTTATAAATATgatttattttcataaatatcaatacacattttttagATATCAATATAACTTTTTTCTATTATCTCACATTTATTGGGCGGACGTTAAATTAATCCGAATATCATTTGTATCGTCACAACATCTTCAAAAAAGTGTGAGTAGCACGTGCTGGCATGCAACAGTAAAGCAAAAGGCCCCCGAAGCCAGATCGGACGACCCTGTCTTCCCGTCAATAGCGGGAACTCCCACGAAAAACCCATCCAACGGCCACAAATCCACCTCCAAATCCCACCCTCCGATCCCCCATCCAACGGCCCACATTAAATCCAAGTGGCTCCTCCCAAAATCATCACAAATTATTAAAACCCGGTCCAATCCTCCACACCCTActccttttccctctctctctcactaaacacacacactctctctctctcctctctggtTCTTGTTTCTGCTTAGTTGTTCTTCTCGCTGCTAACCTGCGCACTCCCCACCGCCTACCCTGTGCCGCGCGAGATGTCTCCGGCGTCTGGTCACGTGATGATAAGAATATCGAGGTACAGGAGCCGTTAGATTAAGAGATTTTCCAACGGGAACCGAGTAAATGGACGGCCAGAAGAGCCAGGGGAAGCTGACCCGGACCCACTCCTCCCTCCTCCGCGCCTCCCCCACCATCAGATCCTCAATCCACAGCCTTTCCTCCATGAACGAGATCACAGAGGATCAAGAACCGGACATAGAGGAGCAGAAGCCCCACCACAAGCCCAGCCCAGCGGCCCCGGTCCGTCCCGGAAAGAAGAAAACCCGGTTTGTCCCGGCCCTCGCcgcctcctccctctccctctacACCCTCTTCCTCTTTCTGCGACAAGACGAAATACCCACCTCGGAAAACCTCCTGGTAGCCCTGGTTTTCGTCGCAGTGGCCTTGTTCCTGGCCGGGAAGAACAAGGGTTTGATCCACCATTGCTTCGTGGTCATCAAGCAAGTGTGCGACGAGTGCAAGAAGAGACACGGGTTTTCGTCGAAAACCCGCGAGCACAAGCCCGTCAAGTGGTTTATCGGCGAGTCCGACCTGGTAGACGAGAAGCACGAGCCGGTCGTGCTGGAAGGGGTTGAGTTTTACAGCAACGGGGATTTCTACGAGGGTGAGTTTCACAAGGGGAAGTGTAACGGGAGCGGGGTGTACAATTATTTTGTGAACGGGAGGTATGAGGGGGACTGGATTGATGGCAAGTATGATGGGTGTGGGATAGAGAGTTGGGCGAGAGGGAGTAGGTACAGGGGGCAGTATAGGCAAGGGTTGAGGCATGGGTTTGGGGTTTACAGGTTTTATACGGGGGATATGTATGTGGGAGAGTGGTTTAGAGGGCAGAGTCACGGTGTTGGAGCTCAGACTTGCTCTGATGGGAGCTGTTATGTTGGGGAGTTCAAGTGTGGTGTCAAGCATGGCCTTGGTTGTTACCATTTTAGGTGAGTTCTTTTAGTAATTCAACTTTTATTCAATGctcttgttttgttgtttttgaatCTTGATGTTTGAAATTGCCATGTATGATCATGTGGGTTGTTACAATTTTAGGTGAGTTTTCTTCAACTCTTGTTgaatgttttcttgttttggtgtttttgaatCTTGATGGTTGTGATTGCCAATTTTCCATGGATGGTCATGTGGGTTTTGTTAATAATcttgatcttttcttttttccatgaGTGAGCTTTTAGGGTTCTTACTGTTTTCCAGGTTTTAGTGAGTAGTAATAGAACAGTAGAAATTGCTATGTTTATGACAAAATATTGTTTAGATTTGTGTAATCTTTTGAGGTTTCTGGATGGGTTGTAAATCTGGAATTGGTATCAAGATTTCAATTTTCTAGATCTTGATGCAGATTTAGAAATGCAGGAACTTGTGTACCATTTGCTTTTAGACCTGAGGATAAATATTCCAGATGTTAACAACCATTTTTCATACATCTATTTCCAGATGTTACCGTTTTAGCtgaatttttcttgatttttcaattgaagCCTTTTGTTTTGAATGTTGACCATCGAAATCTTGGTTGATTGTGATTGGCGTTCCGTGTGTGGTCTTGTGCGTTTGGTACTATTTTTTAAGCGTCGATATATGCAACAGTTGACCCTTTGTTGCTACATTTCTAAAGGTGGTGATTTATTTAACATGTTCTTTGTTTGTAGTTTTTTAATATTGCTAGTTACTGATTGGTTTTCCATGTTTTGAAATTGGTGATATGACGTTTTAGTTTGTTTGATCGTTGGAGgattaactatttttttatcgtCTTTGCAATTTCGAATGTCTTTATATAGTTAATTTCTTGGATGACTATTATTGGATGAAGCttccttctttattttgttcttgattGTCTGCGTCTGTAATTTGGAAACCATGCCTAGGTGTTGATACATTCGCTTGTCGTAGCTCTTCTTTCTTGGATATATGCTTTGGAACTCTTCGTACTCTATTGATTGGTCGAGCAATAGACGTTTGAATTATTGCGTTGTTAGTCTAATAGACTTAGTGATTTGATGTCATCGTTTTtagaggagaagaaaaaattgattggCTTGGTCTTATTAGTTTTCTTTAATTGTCTGAAAAAATTATACTTCTGTATTTTCTTGCTTCTCTGTCAGAATGTTAATGTTAGTTTTGGCTGTTTCGCAGAAATGGAGACCGGTATGCTGGGGAATACTTTGGTGACAAAATCCACGGGTTTGGAATATACCACTTCGCTAATGGTCACTGTTATGAGGGATCGTGGCATGAAGGCCGTAAGCAAGGATATGGAATGTACACATTCCGAAATGGTGATACTAGGTGTGGTGAATGGGACTGTGGCAATCTCAAGACACCTCTAGCCCCATCGACAGATGAGGTCCTTCGAGTGGTTCAGGTACACTCTTTGAACTTTTTCACCCATTCAATGTGTTTGGTCTGTTTGGGATTtatggaaagaaagagaagtttGGGATTtatggaaagaaagagaaatgaatgcATTAAGatataggaagaaaaaaatttcagggaAAGGAAGGAAATGAGAAGGGAAACAATTTGAGAACTGTTCAGAAAATTATACTTCACTTAATTtccatagatttttttttcgtttcttttcttctcagAATGGGAACCAAATATGGAAATGGAATTCTTTCCACAAATTATTATGGTAGGCGTTACGTGATAAATCATCTCATTGTTTGACAATCCTCTTGTTTTAATGTCAATTTGTAGGCTGCTAGAAAAACAGCTGAGAACGCAATCCACATCCGGCGAGTGGATGAACAAGTAAACAAGGCAGTGGTGGCTGCAAACAGAGCCGCCACTGCCGCCAGAGTTGCTGCTGTCAAAGCAGTTCAAAACAGGATGGACGGCAAATTTTGCGACGCTGACTTATAAACGGCAAGCTTTTTTGCCTTGTGACTGTAAATTTTTTACTGGATTTTTATGTTTACTTCAAAAATGTACCGCCCCGGTGAGCACAAGCTCGTCGGAGGTTGAGAGAGAGTATGTCCAACTGTAATCTGTATATAGATCCCTGTGTATATCAATGGAAGCTGAGTTTTTCCAGAGCTTTTTCTCTTAGTCTGTCATTTGGAGTTATGCAGTATTTGGTGGGGTTGAGCCATGAAACTCCATTATTGTGTTTTGCATCATAGGCTTGATACCAGATTTTGTCTATTGCACCATTGTGATCATCATTATCCGCAACCAACATTATAGAAAGGCCTTATCTCCATTGTTAGGTCCTTATCTCCAAGGATTCGGATTCAAAAGAAGCATTGCCAATCTTTGAGTACTTATTTGCATCTTTGATTCAACGACTATTTCTAACCATGCTGGATGTGATGCGATGCGATTGCAAGTGCTTTGCGACGAATAAAATAAGATAGTATGTGCGTAGATTATGTGCATATAATGAGCACAGATGCGTCTGAAATCTTCCGATGCAGTTGGCCTTGCAAAATAATGGAGGGAGGTGGATGTGTTCCGATTTTGTGCCCATTATTAATCTATGTATGTAGCATTGTTTAGGATTAAAAATGGCCATGGTGCCGTGGATCATGTGGAACATTTATGGACTCAACCTGTTATTCCTTTTCATAATCTAAACAAACCCTCGAATAATTCGACCGTTACTatattctcttttaattttaagaTATTGCGGCCTAACACGATGGAAGTGGATGGAAATAGGGCTGGAAACCAAGAGTGCTGCTTGTGAGCGGCTCGTTCGTGGCTTGACTTGTTAAGTCTCGGTTTCGCTTGGTTCATTTAGTAATCAAGCCAAGTTTGAGTtcaaattttaggctcgtttagtgGACAAGTTGAACTTAACACTCAAAAGCGCGATTCGGCTAGCAAAAGCTTAACTTGTTTGTATAGACTCACTTTGTTTAAAAATGTTTGTTATGTAAAACAATTgggctcggctcatttaaagagactcgtttagtGTTTACAaccgagctgagctcgagctcgaaatTTAAGCTCAttttgtaaatgagccgaatTTGAACTCTAAAATACTCGACTCTACTTAGCTCGTTTGCACTCTTAGATGGAAGTAGTATCTATTCTTTTTTACGATGTGTGACCTAACACGATGGGAGTGGTAATCCGTCCAGTTTTGTGATCCATATGACAACAAGTTGTATTATAACCGTACTCAGATACAACTTTCTTAAAAGTACACTATCAATTTCCCCATCTACATACTCTGCCAAGTTTATGGGTTGTGATCCATATGatggtgtgtgtttttttgtgaCGGTTAGGGGTGTCAGACCAGCTTATGTGCATCTTGATTAATATCCTTCCTGATCCAATTAAAGACATCCGTGCTGGAATTAGG
This region includes:
- the LOC131307538 gene encoding phosphatidylinositol 4-phosphate 5-kinase 2-like: MDGQKSQGKLTRTHSSLLRASPTIRSSIHSLSSMNEITEDQEPDIEEQKPHHKPSPAAPVRPGKKKTRFVPALAASSLSLYTLFLFLRQDEIPTSENLLVALVFVAVALFLAGKNKGLIHHCFVVIKQVCDECKKRHGFSSKTREHKPVKWFIGESDLVDEKHEPVVLEGVEFYSNGDFYEGEFHKGKCNGSGVYNYFVNGRYEGDWIDGKYDGCGIESWARGSRYRGQYRQGLRHGFGVYRFYTGDMYVGEWFRGQSHGVGAQTCSDGSCYVGEFKCGVKHGLGCYHFRNGDRYAGEYFGDKIHGFGIYHFANGHCYEGSWHEGRKQGYGMYTFRNGDTRCGEWDCGNLKTPLAPSTDEVLRVVQAARKTAENAIHIRRVDEQVNKAVVAANRAATAARVAAVKAVQNRMDGKFCDADL